A single region of the Deltaproteobacteria bacterium genome encodes:
- a CDS encoding lysophospholipid acyltransferase family protein, which produces MPQRESLKTLIPLERLSDRPVRRGIMTGFNGLLERVLSVDKIRSIYDTIPECSDPFQFLKYTLDRLHIDHALDEEGRRAIPLSGPAIVVSNHPFGGIDGMILASALSSVRRDIKILVNYFLESIEELNPLFFPVDPFNRKGSASRNMGAIRKAIHWVKAGGLLVVLPAGEVSHFSFKRRKIEDPAWNVTVGRLVQLTKAPVLPVYFRGRNSALFQIAGLAHPRLRTAMLPRETLKKGGSLVEFKIGRAIPFKSLSRFQDATRLTEYLSFRTYLLGTAEEKERSEAHAKGRPIRLRKMDPIARPVDPGLVAKEVNDLPPDQQLLTSSNFSVYYARSSQIPLTLHEIGRLREETFRTIGEGTGNAIDLDRFDNIYIHLFVWNNQQEELVGAYRLGPTAEILPRHGKKGLYTYTLFNYQSRLLDKIGPALELGRTFVRSDYQRDYSPLLLLWKGIGQYIALHPSYKTLFGAVSMSNDYRHFSRQLLAAFLRVTNFSSDLSRMIRPRRPLGRNRAISLIHEKEDLHQNDLNEISSWISDIEDDGKGVPILLKQYLKLGGKVLCFNVDGKFGDTLDGLIVVDLTQTDHKVLKRYLGEEGLQKFSDYHASTTLDPLVIKSRPFPSYADPFERKSLKRAGQGLL; this is translated from the coding sequence ATGCCCCAAAGAGAAAGTCTGAAAACACTGATCCCATTGGAAAGACTGAGCGACCGACCTGTGAGGCGCGGCATCATGACCGGCTTCAACGGTTTGTTGGAGCGGGTTCTTTCGGTGGACAAGATCAGAAGCATTTACGATACGATCCCTGAATGCAGCGACCCCTTTCAATTTCTGAAATATACCCTGGATAGGCTTCATATCGATCATGCCCTCGATGAGGAGGGACGTCGGGCGATTCCTTTATCAGGCCCGGCCATTGTGGTCTCAAACCATCCCTTCGGCGGCATCGATGGAATGATCCTCGCGTCAGCGCTTTCCTCTGTTCGAAGGGACATCAAGATATTGGTCAACTACTTTCTTGAAAGCATTGAGGAGTTGAATCCGCTCTTTTTTCCTGTAGACCCCTTTAACCGGAAGGGCTCAGCCTCCAGAAACATGGGGGCCATCAGAAAGGCCATCCACTGGGTGAAGGCAGGGGGCCTCCTGGTGGTCCTGCCGGCCGGTGAGGTCTCCCATTTTTCCTTTAAACGGAGAAAGATCGAAGACCCCGCGTGGAATGTCACTGTCGGGCGACTTGTTCAATTGACGAAGGCCCCGGTGTTGCCTGTGTACTTCAGAGGCAGAAACAGTGCGCTGTTCCAGATAGCAGGCCTCGCCCATCCCCGCCTCCGCACGGCCATGCTACCCCGCGAGACGCTCAAGAAGGGGGGATCGCTGGTAGAATTCAAGATAGGCCGTGCCATCCCATTTAAAAGCCTCAGCCGATTTCAAGATGCAACCAGGCTGACCGAATATTTGAGCTTTCGCACCTATCTCCTGGGCACTGCCGAAGAGAAGGAAAGATCCGAAGCCCATGCAAAAGGGCGACCGATCCGGTTGAGAAAGATGGATCCCATCGCCCGTCCCGTCGATCCCGGGCTGGTGGCGAAGGAGGTGAACGATCTCCCGCCCGATCAGCAACTCCTCACAAGTAGTAACTTTTCCGTATATTATGCGCGCTCCAGCCAGATACCCCTGACCCTTCATGAGATCGGACGACTGCGGGAAGAGACCTTCAGAACGATCGGTGAAGGGACCGGGAATGCCATTGATCTGGACCGGTTCGATAACATCTACATCCACCTGTTCGTATGGAACAACCAACAGGAGGAACTGGTAGGCGCATACCGTCTCGGGCCAACCGCTGAGATCCTCCCACGACATGGAAAGAAGGGATTATACACCTATACACTCTTCAACTATCAGAGTCGATTGCTGGACAAAATCGGACCGGCCCTTGAACTGGGGCGGACATTCGTAAGAAGCGACTATCAGAGGGATTATTCCCCCCTCCTTCTTCTCTGGAAGGGGATTGGTCAATATATCGCACTCCATCCGTCTTATAAGACCCTCTTTGGTGCTGTCAGTATGTCTAACGATTACCGGCACTTTTCGCGCCAGCTACTGGCGGCCTTTCTCAGAGTGACCAACTTCTCATCGGATCTCTCGCGAATGATTAGACCCCGAAGGCCGCTTGGCCGGAACCGGGCGATTTCACTTATCCATGAAAAAGAAGACCTCCACCAAAATGATCTGAATGAGATCTCGTCTTGGATTTCCGACATTGAAGACGATGGAAAGGGGGTGCCGATTCTGCTGAAGCAGTATCTGAAGCTTGGCGGAAAGGTCCTCTGTTTTAATGTGGATGGAAAGTTCGGCGATACGCTGGACGGCTTGATCGTCGTGGATTTGACCCAGACGGACCATAAGGTCCTTAAACGGTACCTTGGGGAGGAAGGCCTTCAGAAATTTTCTGATTATCACGCAAGCACAACCCTTGATCCTCTAGTTATTAAAAGCAGGCCCTTTCCATCTTATGCGGATCCCTTTGAACGAAAATCTCTGAAAAGAGCAGGTCAGGGTCTGCTTTGA